One window of the Anoplolepis gracilipes chromosome 9, ASM4749672v1, whole genome shotgun sequence genome contains the following:
- the LOC140669792 gene encoding uncharacterized protein isoform X1 has product MSTHRLRRTDTAQRLATTVSTPTSSSNITLPRSYGSHTLQSSTTHSGPFVSSKGQEYLLKGLEATLSDSKKKYTDKVNALLSAWEYVTNYIPAAPPEAIQSVIEWAHRHTLTLVLRGEWPKLAPVTKTHLSVTLQRCASQLVQHPAAPRCTALLALVNNPWTHPILTSLLNEQLDSEHEEEFCCSEQGELLTMRLKMLCEDRCEDIAVNLAAACVRSLRRSDRLRSLSESHHVHYMIDVYIILLYKMKRTQDIFAQLKLMDLNDGLELVQRLSGEKPTKYGTTRVWKNSIKAAELVAQYLVTAGMVRPISESGANILEQILNSWALLHAKLNDATLPGMIRKLIEPAESAQHIYIFCAVLAKHFGEKIKPLVIELYIRALTTDMNELESQKAKSDKDKERETAKRLSTQFLKLADVVNSNIGIAKECVLTAFSLHPTRACYDRIKELAVACGKAKEDGVSQEEEIPKKEEPDVKTEEKNSREDDLPTSTIRIDVKSKIMGNDVNTSVDNVTETFSAQSSSLIVSETQPSYQNSNIEKNIDFQNEHVTKTFEQTDQLLKSLLTAKKLDKMMYNTTTVASTNDKCTLHPKHEPSSDEPLSELYFNCDEFTGNSKLNDDKSQVSEVSAIPSNNSMEKPLDTLTLIKDETVTGSANYDEKSVPSQVLNGEKLGLSPQLCDDLAVVLNSPRFNLLSWVLDWKELKNSCEQYLENAEEMRNTNKELKYLNIDYSQFKDWPSEDDTKDIFFGIEKGYEQWADLPSDSSEQFGSFQPAAGYKRSSTRRSLDDTTDSDSGSVLRVRRTARTRKIHRLESSESDYDSAEPKPKRFRDRISSVSDSDSNTQDSQTDSLGSDGCRLETKKKPNKSSGKESSKKRSKASKLTVESVSHFHMLVNEDTRRTNTHEDASGSDVSSNDIITLFSADMDENKRETIKGSAYTAAAQLIITTTERRSDPAVLKSLRMYRPQNSKKKPSRISQILQKNLLNKNKDTNNGNRVDCTEQQGTNNIAKFAPMLSTLNLNPKIVLTRTDEVDRKLTNRSKKQQRLSSGDITSELINIKTTMPFSPNSKNVMTYQKKQKEHATSGKNSNANGKNDLDCSVVVDGHRRLSSVKSNLGKTKYDILAKAVRDSDILTKNVPGMNSLDMMVPPRQRSTVNVVQLSRSGISQSPSSATGTTTTINVSGNTPPRPTRTPSVASNQSSSGGNNSMQLPGTPSSTGGHDSGVGMSPAGQTPPLRSSSNLGTPPDAVGEDANQLPDAASPTTISPTIPATTMTTNNASTIHQFDAATAAVIESSGTVRTISQIRRASNQHNNQSPRKSPSSPCSTGTIAIITTTMTTTTTTTSPGGLAATAITSEPLKAVICKPDGSYHITSLNPNQRNLLGLQNLDDGTGFARQTTQQQQRVTDATVSASSNRNAYDRLTTSSVKSASQSSQNAVLPKFNQAFRKTLYTMSTDTPASVASAPNDTSLGNIQQTTAVASTQKTTTNLSKAVQTSVPNNQQQPQHQQQQQTNAGGINVQSIIPNLQLANRQVVNIVPSSGNNGPANTAINSNQAANQTITQLVQNANSPSTGVIYTHKVITNNPNQLNIIPTISHTNSIPGRTPVVKLNIIRPVSRQMTGAIQAVLTPRLQQQQQQQQQQQTVRTDSLIGSPIEVNNQVSSTTLEQLREFESVLEQVKERSIQPQAHHSISNSATTTTVQTQTTTQQTQANKQQQQQQISVSALAQQLMMPTQPSANSESFASNGNTVTFQQESVFSQKVSVAYVNPSSGNQVVTAKVAANSTPTPVVVVTSYCQPAASPALSVTSQSSSSPCVTPAPAPSAGKTPPTPPSAVAAAAAAAAAKTGVKKSTPKTVKTSATNTSKASPIPKPQQKPQEDEQTAQRIYAILDEYAEQLRNSPDLNNKPAPRRRSNPPTNPSQSSKRKKSSSNKSKPVGQQTSELSPSTDDLGRTMGSEDSSSGVVHVQDSPAGFSAPEEPSGNVNASSHVAAEASAEVRSLTNDSNDGVELNVKRRNLIFTESGQPRTVIVQEAIQPNSVSVSEAIAVTSKMGGASVLMPTSIVLPLVAKGTQYTIVSGSKLLATMPTTVRAGGNANTLVLQSFLNQSTKLITQPNVKQMKMQPTLQTLSSNNQLTGAQNIQSTSVVIPQTGSAQFVGETATATVTSPDVKSNVIADLTLKNEAAVSVGSGIAVESAATNTAIVVNKSNNPTISLIGTRTINEISDNQQICGVITSNPTLQGTTRLFNSGIHKLSTPATLKADNVVCIAPAAAAVSHPPDKKSSQDGREIHAEKPVSIPTGATIALTFASQTDVNAILNDASQQQQKDTKETSTEITSGSKIISPKKRKFNDVIGIQENISPRTLISTNIATSLQNNTKIESSITSTNKQSSVIDSTTQFLVTGGPSSSDSQESSMQQSTETIDGSCKVGNGLLYENARLQEAWESEGKISPDTPWRYVPTSMNTLSNDSLKGYSRDSDNSESVLQIINKGQSIEMASGQIYQSNTKKYFMNHTLDTSYSNKSNLMKTQLIPRLDRELMQQRIERKTAAYERELKLQKSLSEECEDLGVDEPSTSDLFPEADLLFDTNHSPSFDHSSQDASCSQSLGMKPYNSSYFRSLDSSSGSRDASPTSDFKSNECKRSMNQRARTLKDSLKRGKREKEDLQLENPAKHMRLTLDNLSQDEASNSNSDISRLSPTNLGSLENDSSKDMSGHHRVKLISRSGSKEGTPSSVSSIPSNMKLDIDLDSESLPPSINVNNTSAASSGDESLTLLSGNTADHHTIPSPLSPLAAAGPLLSTHKYTYANKKRMSSKMRMDSYMSWESPMSERTRSSSEDEDSSISESISSQPEDNVALSNGLEDSVQTLKSLSTDRRCTYVKKKDKLQVNARVVLNRTDHKATVATLPKRIPKTESIAVTESMVVSSDKASEASEDEASNIVLMEPADCRARRSSLRGHVKKGCACCNGSPERPKKKTTTTVKSTDHKLKKRLSSKQPGKRR; this is encoded by the exons CTGCAATCATCAACGACGCACAGTGGCCCATTTGTGAGCTCCAAGGGACAAGAATATCTTTTAAAG GGCCTCGAGGCGACACTAAGTGACAGCAAGAAAAAGTACACCGACAAGGTGAATGCACTTCTGTCAGCGTGGGAGTATGTCACCAATTATATTCCTGCGGCACCGCCCGAGGCCATCCAGTCTGTCATAGAATGGGCTCACAG ACATACGTTGACACTGGTATTGCGCGGGGAGTGGCCGAAGTTAGCACCCGTCACCAAAACGCACCTCTCCGTAACACTACAGAGGTGTGCGTCTCAGCTGGTGCAACACCCCGCTGCGCCCAGGTGTACCGCTCTGCTGGCTCTGGTGAACAATCCATGGACGCATCCCATTCTCACCAGTTTACTTAACGAGCAACTGGATTCCGAACATGAAGAGG AATTCTGTTGTTCGGAGCAAGGCGAGCTGCTGACGATGAGACTGAAAATGCTCTGCGAGGACCGCTGCGAGGACATAGCGGTGAACCTCGCCGCTGCGTGCGTACGCTCCCTCAGACGAAGCGATCGACTACGATCGCTCTCGGAGTCTCATCACGTCCACTACATGATCGACGTGTATATTATCCTCTTGTACAAAATGAAACGCACGCAAGATATTTTCGCTCAA TTAAAATTAATGGACCTCAACGACGGGCTTGAATTGGTCCAAAGGCTTAGCGGTGAAAAACCAACCAAATATGGAACGACGCGAGTTTGGAAAAATTCGATAAAGGCGGCAGAATTGGTCGCGCAATATCTTGTTACTGCCGGGATGGTTCGACCGATATCAGAATCGGGTGCAAATATTTTGGAGCAGATCTTAAACTCTTGGGCGCTATTACACGCAAAATTGAATGACGCTACTCTACCCGGCATGATTAGGAAATTAATTGAACCCGCGGAAAGTGCtcaacatatttatatcttctGTGCAGTACTTGCAAAACAT TTTGGCGAGAAAATAAAACCTTTGGTgatcgaattatatattagagcGCTAACAACGGACATGAACGAGCTCGAAAGTCAGAAGGCAAAATCAGACAAGGATAAGGAGCGCGAGACCGCTAAGCGTCTTAGTACGCAATTCCTCAAATTGGCGGACGTAGTAAATAGTAATATCGGCATCGCCAAGGAATGCGTCCTGACGGCATTCTCTTTACATCCTACCAGAGCTTGCTACGACAGAATAAAGGAATTAGCAGTGGCGTGCGGAAAGGCCAAGGAAGATGGCGTTTCGCAAGAGGAGGAAATCCCTAAGAAAGAGGAACCTGACGTtaaaactgaagagaaaaattcaaGAGAGGATGATCTTCCTACATCAACTATCAGGATCGACGTGAAATCCAAGATAATGGGTAATGACGTCAACACCAGCGTTGATAACGTCACGGAGACATTTTCAGCACAGTCGTCAAGTTTGATAGTTTCGGAAACACAACCGTCGTATCAAAATTCGAACATCGAAAAGAACATAGACTTTCAAAATGAGCACGTGACGAAGACGTTCGAACAAACCGATCAATTATTGAAAAGTCTGTTAACAGCGAAGAAGCTCGACAAGATGATGTATAATACGACAACCGTGGCGTCGACAAACGACAAGTGTACGTTACATCCAAAGCACGAACCTTCGTCCGATGAGCCGCTAAGCGAACTCTATTTCAATTGTGATGAATTTACTGGGAACAGCAAACTGAACGACGATAAATCACAAGTGAGCGAAGTCAGCGCGATACCGAGCAACAACAGCATGGAAAAACCACTAGATACATTAACTCTGATCAAGGACGAGACAGTGACAGGTTCGGCCAACTATGACGAGAAATCTGTGCCCAGCCAAGTTCTAAATGGCGAGAAACTAGGTCTTTCGCCACAACTATGTGACGATCTGGCCGTAGTACTGAATAGTCCGCGTTTCAACTTGCTCAGCTGGGTGCTAGATTGGAAAGAGTTGAAGAACTCGTGCGAGCAATATCTGGAAAATGCCGAAGAAATGCGCAATACGAATAAGGAGCTCAAATACCTGAACATCGATTATTCACAGTTCAAGGATTGGCCATCGGAGGACGACACTAAGGATATCTTTTTTGGCATCGAAAAGGGTTACGAGCAGTGGGCCGACCTGCCATCTGACAGTTCAGAGCAATTTGGCAGCTTTCAACCGGCGGCCGGCTACAAGCGCTCATCGACGCGTCGTAGTTTGGACGATACCACGGACTCTGACAGCGGTAGTGTACTGCGCGTGCGACGTACTGCACGAACGCGCAAGATCCATCGGTTAGAATCGTCTGAAAGTGATTACGATAGCGCCGAGCCTAAACCAAAGCGCTTTAGAGATAGGATCAGCTCGGTATCGGATAGCGACAGCAATACGCAAGATAGTCAGACTGATAGCTTAGGTAGCGACGGTTGCCGATTGGAAACTAAAAAGAAACCCAACAAATCGAGCGGCAAAGAATCCAGCAAAAAACGATCGAAGGCATCGAAACTCACCGTCGAATCTGTCTCGCATTTTCACATGCTAGTAAATGAAGACACTCGACGCACAAACACGCATGAGGATGCCAGCGGCTCTGATGTCAGCAGCAATGACATCATTACCCTTTTCTCCGCCGATATGGATGAAAACAAACGCGAGACGATCAAAGGCTCAGCATATACTGCTGCGGCACAGTTGATCATCACGACTACAGAAAGGCGAAGCGATCCGGCAGTGCTCAAATCTCTCAGGATGTACCGACCGCAGAATTCAAAGAAGAAGCCATCGAGGATCTCGCAGATCTTGCAAAAGAATCTGTTAAATAAGAACAAGGATACCAACAACGGCAATCGGGTGGATTGCACTGAACAACAAGGAACAAATAACATCGCGAAATTCGCACCGATGCTGAGCACGCTAAATCTAAATCCGAAGATTGTGTTGACACGCACAGACGAGGTTGACCGCAAACTCACAAACCGCTCCAAAAAGCAACAACGGCTGAGCAGCGGTGACATTACTAGCGAActgattaatataaagacGACGATGCCATTTTCACCGAACAGTAAGAACGTAATGACGTACCAGAAGAAACAAAAGGAACACGCCACGAGTGGTAAAAACAGTAATGCCAATGGTAAAAACGACTTAGACTGTTCCGTGGTAGTCGACGGCCATCGTCGTCTCAGCTCCGTCAAGTCTAATTTGGGTAAGACCAAGTATGATATTCTTGCAAAGGCCGTTAGGGATTCCGACATATTGACTAAAAATGTGCCGGGTATGAATTCGCTGGACATGATGGTGCCGCCGCGGCAGCGTTCTACGGTAAACGTTGTACAGCTTTCCAGGAGTGGCATTTCGCAGAGCCCAAGTTCTGCCACGGGCACGACGACAACTATTAATGTTAGCGGCAATACGCCGCCACGGCCCACGCGCACACCAAGCGTGGCTAGTAACCAAAGTAGCAGCGGTGGCAATAATAGCATGCAGTTACCCGGCACGCCGTCCTCAACAGGCGGCCATGATAGTGGCGTTGGTATGAGTCCAGCTGGCCAGACACCACCACTGAGATCATCGTCGAATCTCGGAACCCCGCCGGACGCGGTTGGCGAGGACGCCAATCAGCTGCCGGATGCTGCGTCGCCGACGACCATCAGTCCGACGATCCCAGCGACGACGATGACCACCAACAATGCCTCAACGATACATCAGTTTGATGCTGCTACCGCCGCTGTTATCGAATCATCCGGTACAGTGCGAACAATATCACAGATACGTCGCGCGAGCAATCAGCACAACAATCAGTCGCCAAGAAAATCACCTTCCTCTCCGTGTTCCACGGGTACGATTGCGATCATAACCACGACAATGACGACAACGACTACGACAACGTCTCCAGGAGGATTAGCCGCGACAGCCATCACGTCCGAGCCGTTAAAGGCCGTCATCTGCAAACCGGACGGCAGTTATCACATTACATCGCTTAATCCCAACCAGAGGAATCTTTTAGGCTTGCAAAATCTGGACGACGGTACTGGTTTTGCGCGACAAACAACGCAGCAGCAACAACGTGTCACAGACGCGACAGTCAGCGCGTCGTCTAATAGAAACGCTTACGATCGACTTACTACTTCCTCTGTGAAGAGCGCATCACAGTCCAGTCAGAATGCTGTTCTGCCCAAGTTTAATCAGGCCTTTCGCAAAACACTCTATACCATGTCAACTGATACGCCTGCAAGCGTCGCCAGCGCCCCAAATGATACGTCTCTAGGCAACATCCAACAAACGACAGCAGTCGCGTCCACACAAAAAACGACGACGAATCTATCAAAGGCAGTGCAAACATCTGTGCCGAACAATCAGCAACAACCACAACATCAACAACAACAGCAGACAAATGCTGGTGGCATTAATGTGCAATCGATCATTCCCAATCTGCAATTAGCCAATAGGCAAGTAGTTAATATTGTGCCAAGCTCCGGTAATAACGGCCCGGCAAACACCGCCATCAACTCGAATCAGGCCGCTAACCAAACAATCACGCAACTCGTACAGAATGCGAACTCGCCTAGCACTGGTGTCATATACACGCACAAAGTAATAACCAATAATCCGAATCAACTCAATATTATACCGACCATATCGCACACCAACTCGATACCGGGGAGAACTCCAGTGGTTAAACTTAACATCATTCGTCCGGTTAGTAGACAGATGACGGGAGCTATTCAGGCTGTCCTGACACCGAGACtgcagcaacaacaacagcaacagcagcagcaacagacTGTAAGAACAGATAGTCTAATTGGTTCTCCGATTGAAGTGAATAATCAAGTGAGCTCGACGACTTTGGAACAGTTACGGGAGTTTGAAAGTGTGTTAGAACAGGTGAAGGAGAGAAGCATTCAGCCGCAAGCTCACCATTCGATCTCCAACAGCGCGACCACGACAACCGTACAGACACAGACTACTACCCAGCAGACTCAGGCGAACAaacaacagcaacaacaacaaatTTCCGTTAGCGCTCTAGCACAACAATTGATGATGCCTACGCAACCTAGCGCTAATAGCGAATCATTCGCCAGTAATGGTAATACTGTGACATTCCAGCAAGAATCTGTGTTTTCGCAGAAGGTTTCTGTAGCCTATGTAAATCCGAGCAGTGGTAACCAAGTTGTTACTGCCAAAGTGGCAGCTAACTCTACGCCAACGCCGGTGGTTGTGGTCACTAGTTATTGTCAACCGGCAGCGTCACCCGCATTAAGCGTTACATCACAGAGTTCATCGAGTCCATGCGTAACGCCGGCACCGGCGCCGTCCGCCGGTAAAACTCCTCCGACGCCACCGTCCGCTGTAGCCGCggccgctgccgccgccgccgccaagACCGGCGTGAAGAAATCGACGCCAAAGACGGTCAAAACCAGCGCCACTAACACGTCCAAAGCGTCGCCGATACCAAAACCGCAACAAAAACCGCAAGAAGACGAGCAGACTGCCCAGCGGATCTACGCAATCCTCGACGAGTATGCTGAACAGTTGAGAAATTCACCGGATCTTAACAATAAACCGGCGCCTCGAAGAAGGTCAAATCCACCGACCAATCCAAGCCAATcatcgaaaagaaagaagtcGAGCTCGAACAAGAGTAAACCAGTGGGACAGCAAACTTCCGAATTGAGCCCTAGTACGGACGATCTCGGCAGAACTATGGGCAGCGAGGATTCATCTAGCGGTGTTGTACACGTGCAGGATAGTCCGGCCGGATTTTCCGCACCAGAGGAACCATCAGGGAATGTCAATGCCAGCAGTCACGTAGCTGCGGAAGCGAGCGCGGAGGTGCGCAGCCTGACGAACGATTCGAACGATGGCGTTGAATTGAACGTGAAACGGCGTAATCTCATCTTTACGGAGTCGGGCCAACCGCGCACAGTAATCGTGCAGGAAGCGATACAACCAAACTCGGTGAGCGTCAGCGAGGCAATTGCAGTCACGAGCAAGATGGGCGGCGCATCGGTATTGATGCCGACCAGTATCGTGCTACCATTGGTAGCCAAGGGCACTCAATACACTATAGTATCTGGATCTAAGTTACTTGCGACAATGCCAACAACTGTGCGTGCTGGTGGCAATGCTAACACCTTGGTGTTACAGTCATTTCTTAATCAGAGTACCAAACTGATCACGCAGCCGAATGTTAAACAGATGAAAATGCAACCCACCTTGCAGACACTGTCGAGTAACAATCAGCTGACTGGTGCGCAAAACATTCAGAGCACGTCTGTAGTAATACCTCAAACTGGAAGCGCGCAATTCGTCGGAGAAACGGCCACGGCGACAGTAACGTCGCCAGACGTGAAGTCGAACGTGATCGCTGACCTGACGTTGAAAAATGAAGCGGCCGTATCTGTTGGCAGCGGGATCGCAGTTGAATCAGCAGCAACGAATACCGCCATCGTAGTGAACAAGAGCAATAATCCTACTATCAGCCTGATTGGCACTCGGACCATCAACGAGATATCAGATAATCAGCAGATATGCGGCGTCATCACTAGCAATCCAACACTGCAAGGCACAACGAGGCTTTTCAATTCGGGGATACATAAACTATCGACGCCTGCCACCCTGAAGGCGGATAATGTGGTCTGCATAGCGCCAGCGGCTGCTGCAGTCTCTCACCCACCAGACAAGAAATCATCTCAGGACGGACGGGAGATTCATGCTGAGAAACCGGTGTCTATACCAACAGGCGCTACCATCGCACTGACGTTTGCCTCGCAGACTGATGTGAACGCCATACTCAACGACGCTAGTCAGCAACAGCAAAAAGACACGAAGGAGACGTCTACCGAGATAACATCCGGCAGCAAGATTATTTCcccgaaaaagagaaaattcaaTGATGTTATCGGCATACAGGAGAACATATCGCCGAGAACTTTGATTTCCACGAACATTGCCACGTCATTACAGAATAATACTAAAATTG AGTCTTCGATTACCTCCACAAACAAACAATCTAGCGTCATCGACAGCACGACACAATTCTTGGTAACCGGTGGACCGAGCAGTTCAGATAGTCAAGAATCGTCTATGCAACAATCCACCGAAACAATCGACGGATCTTGCAAAGTCGGAAACGGATTATTGTATGAAAACGCGCGCTTACAGGAAGCTTGGGAATCAGAGGGAAAAATTTCACCCGACACGCCATGGAGATACGTTCCTACATCGATGAATACGCTGAGCAATGACTCGTTGAAAGGCTATTCCAG gGACAGTGACAACTCAGAAAGCGTGCTGCAGATCATCAACAAGGGCCAGAGCATCGAGATGGCGAGCGGGCAGATCTACCAGTCAAACacgaaaaaatactttatgaaTCACACTCTAGATACTTCGTATTCCAATAAAAGCAACCTGATGAAAACGCAACTAATTCCTAGATTGGACCGGGAATTAATGCAGCAGAGGATAGAGAGAAAAACCGCAGCGTATGAGCGCGAACTTAAGTTGCAAAAGAGTTTATCAGAAGAATGCGAAGATCTGGGAGTCGACGAACCCAGTACCAGCGATCTATTTCCCGAGGCGGATTTGTTATTTGATACGAATCACTCACCGTCGTTCGATCATTCCTCGCAGGATGCGTCCTGCAGTCAGTCTTTGGGCATGAAGCCATATAATAGCTCGTATTTCCGGTCGCTAGACTCATCGAGCGGCAGCAGAGATGCTAGTCCGACGAGCGATTTCAAGTCAAACGAGTGTAAAAGGAGTATGAATCAGCGCGCTAGAACTTTGAAGGATTCGTTGAAAAGAGGCAAACGAGAAAAGGAGGATTTACAATTGGAAAACCCAGCAAAACATATGCGACTTACTCTGGACAATCTAAGTCAAGACGAAGCGTCGAACAGCAACTCGGACATCTCTAGACTATCGCCGACAAATCTCGGCTCGTTGGAGAACGACTCGTCGAAAGACATGAGTGGTCATCATCGCGTCAAACTGATCTCAAGGAGCGGTTCAAAAGAAGGTACACCTAGCAGCGTGTCCAGTATACCGTCTAACATGAAACTGGACATTGATCTGGATTCGGAATCGTTGCCACCCAGCATCAACGTTAACAATACATCAGCAGCGAGCTCAGGTGACGAAAGTCTAACTCTACTTAGCGGTAACACCGCGGATCACCATACTATACCATCACCATTATCACCATTAGCTGCGGCTGGGCCATTGTTATCCACGCACAAGTATACGTACGCCAACAAAAAGCGCATGTCATCCAAAATGCGCATGGACTCATATATGTCATGGGAGAGTCCAATGTCTGAACGCACGAGGTCCAGCAGCGAGGACGAGGACTCGAGCATCAGCGAGTCAATCAGCAGCCAACCGGAGGACAACGTTGCATTGAGTAATGGCTTAGAAGACAGTGTACAGACATTAAAATCCCTGTCCACTGATCGACGTTGCACCTACGTAAAGAAGAAGGATAAGCTACAAGTGAATGCGAGAGTAGTTTTAAATCGTACCGATCATAAAGCGACGGTGGCAACGCTTCCTAAGCGAATTCCCAAGACGGAATCGATAGCGGTAACAGAGTCGATGGTGGTGTCGAGCGACAAAGCGTCGGAAGCGTCTGAAGACGAAGCTAGTAATATCGTGCTGATGGAGCCGGCGGATTGCCGTGCCAGAAGATCCAGTTTGCGTGGCCATGTGAAGAAAGGTTGCGCGTGTTGCAACGGCTCGCCGGAACGACCGAAGaagaagacgacgacgacggttaAGTCGACGGATCACAAATTGAAGAAACGCTTATCGTCGAAACAGCCCGGTAAGAGAAGGTAG